aagggatgatgccgtagaccaccaaagaagaagagaagaggagaagagcaaggaccaccaaggaagagaggaaggaaaatagaatagagttgtgtctcatgaaggcaccccctccctctcttttataatcattggtcttagcaaataaggaaaatttaaataaaaccttccttattttctttgctatgaaaaggaaaatttaattgattaaaaccaatttccttttcttatattaagtggtcggccacctcatcgctccaagtaaggaaagttttaacaaaaaattaaaacttcataatttgtttacgaaaatttttaaaataaaaatttctctaataatttttcccttcatggttggttataaaaggaattttataaattaaaatctctctattaatacatgtggatgatttctaaaaaggaaagttatcttttaaaatttaaaatcttcctctcaatctagaAATAAGGataaatatcaaatcttttcttaatcttttgtagaaactaataaaaggaaaaaattataattttaaaactctcttttaaatcatgaacatggttacaaaaaagaaaagttttctcaaaattaaaatcttcctttcaatctacaaataaggaaagatatcaaatcttttcttaatcttttgtagaaagctataacagaaaaagatttataattttaaaactctcttttaaaatcatagaattcacataagaaaaattttaaaaaattaaaatccttttaatttgatgtggccggccacaccaagcttgggtttaagctagggccgaccacacaacttgactcatcctatttgcttggctggcccaagcttaggttccaagcttgcttggtcggccaccataggatgggtataaaggtgggtataatactttataaataagaggctacgatagggaccgagaggaggaatttgttttggtctcctgatgaaattaagcttcccgtgttcaccccgaactcccaacttaatttcatcaataataattcataccactaaagaattattattaaactgtcgcaccaatcccaaattacattttgggctccttcttattacgagtgtgttagtctccctgtgtttaagatatcgaatgtccactaattaaatgagttactgacaactctctttaattaatatcttagtccaagagtagtaccactcaaccttatcgtcatatcggactaagtacacctgcagggtttaacatgacaatccttatgagctcctcttggggacattatcaacctagattagtaggacacagtttccttttataatcaataacacacactataagtaatatcatttcccaacttatcgggccttttgatttatcgagctaaatctcaccctttgataagttaaagaaataaatactaaatatatgtgcttgttattatattaggattaagagcacatacttccataataactaagtcttgttcttttattaagtcagtataaaagaacttaccttaaatggctctgctcaatacacttaaagtgtactagtgtaatttattagccaagataaactaatacctaattacactacgactattccaatggtttgttcctttccatcttagttgcgagttattgtttataatttataaagaactaataacatgattttctatgtgtgacaccacataccatgttatctacaatataaattaattgaacaactacacttagcataaatgtagacatttttgaccaatgtgattctttatttcaaaacatatgtttacaaaaattaggcttttagtatacactctaacacccagACAGGTCGATAAGGCACCCGAGTGACGGGCTGAGGTGGCACTCATTAGTTGGCTAGCACACGTCAGGTCAGGgcgcccggaggtggataaaGCTTACGGGATAAACTTTCAATGAGGTGCAACCACGTCagcacactccaggcgcctggggTGGTTCCAGGCGTTTGGAGATGTCTTATAGAAAGGCCTTTGAGCAGCAGCTTTATAACCTCAATTCAAATGACTTTCGCTCTTGCATGCTGCTCTAAAAAGGCTCCAATGATACTGAAAGGTTGCTCCGACAACCAACGATCAATTGTTCCTCTATTTCTGATTTTGTTGTCCGTAATATTtactttatagttcttgtactcaaattttataaatttttgcgaATTGACAATGATTGTCCAACAAAAACACTCACCGAGTGTGGGACTTaaagtaggagttgtcgaaggctccgaactaagtaaattgaAATTATGTTAGCACTTGCCTCTTTGTGTTCTTCTTTCCTTTGTTTATTTTCCACTTCTATTCTCGTTAAAATTGAAAAGTAGTgaatgttattcaccccctcctcctcTAGTGTCTTTTCTATCTAACAACTACTTTTAATAAACACCTCATAGGGTGAAGaaagtaaaaataagaaaaaaatgatgAACAAATTGTAAAAGTAATTAATATTAATACACAACTTGCTCGTACAATGAATGCAAGTACTGTTGCTACTAAAAAATGACAGATACTATGATTtacaaaaaaaactaaaattttgttaaaaaatttgaaCTCGATCTCTAACTCGATGATATGTGAATATATTCGCAATGAACAAATTAGAATTATGCAAAAGAGAATGCAAGTCCAAGGATCTTATCCAATTGCAAATCAAGGAGAAGGATCTCAATCATCTCCAATATATATAAGGAGAAGGATCACAACTCAATCAATATCAAGATGAAGATTAAGAATCTCATAATTCTGTGAATGTTTTCGGccaatttcataattttttaactACAACGGTGAGATATTTTATCGAATATTAGTATaatattattgaagaaatttcaAGTTTATGTGTGCTTTATtagtattgtttttatttttagttgtttgCTAGGTTTAGTGTTACTTGTATCAGTATGATGGGTGATATTTACATTTATgcatatcaaaattttaaatattttattattttttataaaaatagtgatataatttataaatgtaattataattaaaatatattaaataaattaaaaataaaaattttaataaattaaatcagTACAAATatgtataataaaattaaaatatgctAATAAatacaattaatttaaatttataataaataattaatattacttTAAGTAACAAGAAGAATagagaaaataataattataaaataatttgtatttatgatatttaataatatatattacaTTTGAATTTATTAATTGTATAATATTATAAGATTAGAAAAAAATGGCCCTCCCCGCACCAAAGATGGTGCGGGTGCGGGAGTTTGATGTATGAGTTGGATTAGTTTATTTCTATACCTATTTGATGTATTAGTGTATTAGTTGAAGTTGTTCTCAATTACTCACTTTAtagtcacttttttttttttcttttgtgtcTTCCTTCAgagtaatttcaattttaaaatactttaaaggcacctgtttttttttccttcttttgtaTCTTCCTAACCTTTAGAgcaattttgatttaaaaaaaaaaaacttcgaaCACACTTAATTTTAATATTTCTCCAAAACATGTATCTATTATCCCAGAATATATAcactttattgattttttttatctgaATTAAACTGGTTGTAAAAAAAAACTGAAGACCGAATGGCCATTCCAACACGATCTTGCGGTCAACTTACAGCTGTGATTTGACTGTCAGTTTGGCCTCTTAGCTATGATTTTGTGACCAATTCAATATTTTAGCTGTGATTTTGCACTAATTAAATTGTTAAATTGTGATTTCATGGTCTTCTCGCCACAATTTGATGATCACTTGATCACCTCCAAGATAATCCTGGATGAACTTTATTTTCCAAAGTTGTGATTTTAAAGTGACAATTTATCAAACAGTGCAcctgaaattttaaatttattaaagggCGTATGttactttattatttttcaaagggCATATATTTTTAAGTGCAATTCTCATTTTACCCTCCTGACAATCtaactttttttattattttttttctctatcatttttctctctcttcaatttaccatttttctctctctttaatttttttatagacATGCAGAACATATAAATAGCATTATATAGATTTAgtcaatttttaataatattttaatacttttgaagaagccaaaataaacaatggatagcatatttaaactctttgcaatttcagaaattcactggaactgaaatgagtgtaattagagatctctagatccattagtggattttggtcaaaactcactaatggacctaaAGAACTCcaattgcactcatttcaattcctatgaatttctgaggtttcaaggagttcaaatataatattcattatttattttgacttttcataTATGTTAATATGTAAAATAGAAGAATCGTAAAAAATGTTCACATTGAGCCTGATAtgaaatgatatcaggcccacgtcgaaatccattgatggaccaagagagctccgattgcacctatttcagttCGTATGGATTTCTGAGATTTCAAGGAGTTCAAGTATGGTATCCATTATTTTATTTcaacttttcatagatgttaatatataaaatgGAAGAATCGTCAAAAATGCTCAgattgggtctgatatggaatcatatcagacccaacgtgggcctgatatgaaatgtGGACATTTTTGACGATTCTTCTATTTTACATATTAACATATatgaaaagtcgaaataaataatggatatcatatttaaactccttgaaACCTCATAAATCCATAAGAACTGAAATagatgcaatcagagctctctaggtcaatcaatgagtttcggtcaaaacttactgatagacctagagagcttcgatagcacccatttcagttcttatGGATTTATGAGGtttcaaggagttcaaatatgatatccattatttatttcgacttttcatagatgttaatatgtAAAATGAAAGAATTGTTAAAAAGGCTCACAtcaggcctgatatggaatcataacAGGCCCAACGTGAGCTTTTTTGACGATTCTTCTATTTTACATATTAACATCTATtaaaagccgaaataaataatggatatcatatttgaactccttgaaaTCTCAGAAATCCTTACGAACTGAAAcaagtgcaatcggagctctttagGACACCAATGGGTTTTGATTGAAATCTACTGATGGAGCTAGAGTTCTCGTGGGTTTCTGAGATGGGAAGAAGTTCAAATAtattatctattatttattttgacttctttaaatatattaaaatattattaaaaaattaactaaatttatgtAATATTATTCATATGTTATGTGTCTGTACAAAAcgagaagagagaaaaataatagaaaaagaaaaatgaatgaaaaaaatcaaaatatcactCAAAATATCATAAGAGTGAAATAGGAATTGTATTTAAAAATTACtcttttaataaataataaagtaaTATATGTCTTCTAATAAATCGATGAGGTCCCGAACAAATGGTGAAGAAGGTTTTTAACTTTTTGTACGCCCCACCAAAATTGAAGAGATTAACAAGTAGGGTTTAAAAAATCCAACCCAGTTTTTAAATCTGTGATGATATATAAGACAGAGAACAACGAAAATGACGGAAAAAACCTCCGCCGTGGATGCCCTTACGTAACTATTATTATCATGTTTTGAATAATCATCCGTCCAGTCGTCTTACTTACTCTCActtaattagtcaattaaataggaTTCCAATCATCTATTATTTATTCTTATGCAAAGGCACATGATGATAGTTTATTCCAATCCGTCCAATTCACtgctaattaaaaataaataaattagttaattattatttaaaaattaattgtttaTCGATGGTTACAATTATTCATtatttaagaattaattttaatttttaattattcgatgttaaattttttttattaaaatagttatttaattaattttaaaatagagtaTTAAATATTCAATAGTTTTTTTTACCATCCAGATGTCAATCCGAGTACGTAACACTAGTTTTGTTTGAACTCGAACAGCAAATAGCCGTATCACCGTTATATTTGGTTAAAttcaggatatatatatatatatatatatatatatatatatatatatatatatatatatatatataatatatatatatatatatataccaaaaTCGAACACCCTTGGAAGATAATTCAAATAAGCGGCCTTAAAATTTTTGGCCATTATCTTTTTCCTTCAAATTTCAGTACACAGGCACAGCTTTTATAGTGCTCCCAGGACCCAGATAATACCATAAGAAGCTTGAATCGGCCGTCCTGTCCGAGAAAATTAAGATGGGGAGCTCAACCAAAACTCATCTTCTGTGCATGGCTCTCCCCTTCCAAGGCCACATCAACTCCATGCTCAACCTGGCCAAAGTTCTCCACTTCAAGGGCTTCTTCATAACCTTCGTCAATACCGAGTACGCCCACCAGCAACTTCTCAAACATGACGGATCACTCTCCGCCCTCGACGGCCTCCCTGACTTCCGCTTCGCCAGCATCTCCGATGGCCTCTCGCACCCCGACGATGGCGACGAATACAGAGAAGACGTTAGAAAAATCATTCTTGCCAGCCAAAAGAACTGCCCTGCTTCTTTCCTCAGGCTTATAACCGCGCTGAACGATCCGAGCTCCGGTGTGCCACCTGTAAGATGCGTGATCTCAGATTCCTTCGTCACCTTCACCCTCAACGCCACCACCAAATTGGGGATCCCTAATGTCTTCTACTGCACAGTGTCCGTGTGTGGCTTCACGGACTTCTACTACTGCAAGGACTTGATCGAGAGGGGCCTCGTCCCATTGAAAAGTAAGTATagctttaaaaaattaatatatacacTAACTTGTCATATATAGAGGGTCAGCTCATGCATCGAATTGGTTAAAATTAGGTGAAGACGATCTTACAAATGGGCACCTGGACACTATCATTGATTGGATACCAGGAATGATAACAGTTCGCATGAGAGAATTGACTAGTTTGTTGCGAACCACCGACCGAGACGAAGTATTGCTCAACTTTGTCATTGATGGAGTGCATGCATCTCCCCAAGCCACAGCGATCATCTTCAACACTTTTTCTGAATTAGAATCACCATTGCTCAGCGCATGTTCATCGATGCTACCGCCAGTGTTCGATATTGGCCCTATGTGCCTACTTTCTCACTACATTCCCAATGACTCATCAACCTCATCGCTCGGTGGACTGAACATGTGGAGAGAGGACTTGCGCTGCATGGAATGGTTAGACGAAAAGGAGTCAGGCTCCGTGTTGTACGTCAACTTTGGTAGCTTGACAAACTTGACGAGCAAGCAGGCCGTGGAGTTCGGATGGGGTTTGGCTAACAGTGGATGCACGTTTCTTTGGGTCATTAGACCGGACCTCGTGGTCGGCGACGCGGCGTTGTTGCCACAGGAGTTCTCGGAGATGACCGAGGGAAGGAGCTTCATCACGAGCTGGTGCCCACAACGGAGGGTGTTGGCTCATGCTGCAATTGGAGGTTTCTTGACACACTGCGGATGGAATTCTACAACGGAAAGCATATGCTCAGGGGTCCCCATGATCTGTTGGCCTTTCTTTGGGGATCAGCAAATTAATTGTAGGTACATATGCTCTGTATGGGGCATTGGAATGGAGATTGATGAAGATGTAACTAGGGAGGAGGTGGAGCGGCTGATCAAGGAGCTGATGGAAGGGCAGAAGGGGAAGGAAATAAAGAGGAAGACAGTGGAGTGGAAAGAAAAAGCAGTTGAGGCAGCCAAACCTGGTGGTGGATCATGGAGAAATTTGGAAAAGTTTATCGAGGAGATAATTATGGCGTGATATATGATGTTAAATGGAAAATAACCTTTCTAGTACTCAATTTTCTATATTGAATAAATACGTTACTTTTCAATTTGCTTTGCAGTTCTTAATTATCTTGACAAAGAATAGCAAATAGGCAGCTAGTTCTCACTACTAACTGTTGGAAACCACAATTGTTAGACCCTCGTAATTATATCTAAGACGATGTTTATTATCAGTGCTGCAACCTTTGCTTAGCCCCTGCGAACTGTCTACGCCAATTTTTGTAGGTGCGTTTGGTTCAGAATTATCCTTGATAATCTTGATTATCCATCTAAAATTATTGAttctgtccgaaagctgagtcggacgaaggctggtcgtgacggcctggttgttgacggaaagtcgtgggtgatccggctcccacgggcggctgacgatgctgcagGCCCCTGCACATACTCAGACGATCCCCcctctcacgttagagaccagaacccagggaaaaagtccccgggtcaggccctccgacgctccagtcaggtactttttcctcaGAAAACGCAAAGAGAAGCAAAAACGActgaaagtgaaaagttgtggaaaaaagtgacccGAGAGCGTACCCGTGTACGAAGAATCCTcccctttttatgcacccgcctcgcttctagaacctgcaactatgtcagaaaacgttagacgcggggctttgtc
This genomic stretch from Zingiber officinale cultivar Zhangliang chromosome 7A, Zo_v1.1, whole genome shotgun sequence harbors:
- the LOC122000842 gene encoding 7-deoxyloganetin glucosyltransferase-like produces the protein MGSSTKTHLLCMALPFQGHINSMLNLAKVLHFKGFFITFVNTEYAHQQLLKHDGSLSALDGLPDFRFASISDGLSHPDDGDEYREDVRKIILASQKNCPASFLRLITALNDPSSGVPPVRCVISDSFVTFTLNATTKLGIPNVFYCTVSVCGFTDFYYCKDLIERGLVPLKSEDDLTNGHLDTIIDWIPGMITVRMRELTSLLRTTDRDEVLLNFVIDGVHASPQATAIIFNTFSELESPLLSACSSMLPPVFDIGPMCLLSHYIPNDSSTSSLGGLNMWREDLRCMEWLDEKESGSVLYVNFGSLTNLTSKQAVEFGWGLANSGCTFLWVIRPDLVVGDAALLPQEFSEMTEGRSFITSWCPQRRVLAHAAIGGFLTHCGWNSTTESICSGVPMICWPFFGDQQINCRYICSVWGIGMEIDEDVTREEVERLIKELMEGQKGKEIKRKTVEWKEKAVEAAKPGGGSWRNLEKFIEEIIMA